AACAATACTGCTTCAGAGAGGTTTGTCTACACTTAAGAAAGGTTTCAGATTGGGATACATGCATACAATATCTAAccctccattttttttatactaCATTAAAATTCCCTGATTTTGTGGTTGGTAATACTTGTAAATATGCTCACCATTAGCTGTACTAgatcatttgtttatttgaaatattgaGGAACACATTTTGGCCATATTGGAGTGGTTTGGCACACAAAAGGATGCCTAGCTACActgctaaaagatgctaaaagcTTAGTACTTttagattacattttttttcaacctgAAATTTGGTGCATTTGGGGACAAGACATGTGGTAACCAGAAAGTGTACAACTTAAACAGCTTTatgaatcatattttagtaggtttaatgtaaaaaaaaaaaaatagtgtattCGCTGTCCTAAATCTTCATGGAAactaataaatgtaataatctATGCTTACACATTTAATGGTACAAGTGTAGTTTTCAAATTAAGCCATTAACCATTGTTCTGTGTGATATTTGCATGAGAAGTATTAAACAGCAGTAGGTAAAATCAGGCAGCAACAGGCTCAAAACTGCTACTGCAGAAAGGGGTTAAGCAAAAATGGGACTTAAAGTGGGACAGCTAAAggtttttgtgtatattttgtgaCAAACAGGCTTCTGTTCAGACTATGCTTTTAACTGTACctctttaaatgaaaacatttcgGTGAACACATTGTAATGACTCAGGGCCTGTTTTCCTGTACCCAGGATGGCCAGCACTTCTGCTCCAGGATGCATCAGCAGCTGCATTAACACACAGCGGGACAGAAACAAAAGAGTTTCACAGTTAGAACAGAAAAAACAGTGAATAGATGTTTAAATAGACAACACAGTCACCAAACCCTACCTTAGCAGAGATGGCTGACACTGCAGCTGTCCTCATGGCTGTGATGACGTCTCCATCCATGACCTGCACATTGGAAACCGTTCAAGTTGTGGGAAATGTTAACTGGAACAGGTCTTCAGTCATGTGTTTGCTTGTAAATGACTAAAATCAGCCTATTGCAGTATGTATGCTGAATCATGCACGCATCAGTTGCACTCACAGCCTTGACATTCCCATACTCTGGGTCCAGCAGCACCACAGTGGCTTGAGTGGCTGGCAAAGTTGAACCATCTTCCCTCTTGtagaaacacacaaactttgAGCACAGGACTCCATCATTCTCCATGTATGTAGGCATCACGCCCAGGAACCTGTGAAAGTGACAGATTGtcaatgtttaatttgttttaactACACTTGGAGTCACAGTGCAGCCAGTCTTACCCGTTGTGTTTCTGCAGGGGTACCGTGGTGCGCACAGGCTGGATCACCTCTGCGCTGTCTCGTTTGGAGAATTTGCCCAAAGCGTCCTCAAGACGCGGGATCAGCTGTCTGTAATGCAGCAAGCGCTCAACTTCATGCTCCCATATGACAACAGGAGGTCCGGCCATATTTTCCGCTTCTGAGTGAGGAAGGAAGAGACACTCATTGACAAATGACCTGGTATTTGGTCAAAAGTTCGAGAGCATTGGGGTTGCGTTCAAGAGCCGCACTGTTTCACCTGATAGTTCGCAACTGTGTTAAATACATGCAGTAGAATAGACATAGCATAAAccggaaatactcaagtaaagtggCTCAGATTTGTTCCTGAGCACAGTAGTTTAGTAAATCTAgttagttattttccaccactgatatcGATCATGATCAATTTAACTCGTGTAAATGGAGCATTTGTTCTTCAGTTTTACATTGTTTCAATTTTGAGCGAACTTTCAAGAGTTCATTATAAAAATGAACTGACCCCGACCGCCTCAGCTCAGAATTGCATGTCCTTCTTTTATAGCACTGTGACTCCAGTTGTTAGAGCcacactgaaatgtttattgcacataatctgtaatctcagtttaaatgttaaaaatctgTAGATGCAGAGTGAGGGTCCCTGGCACAACTTtacctacttccaaggtgcacggaGAAGGGAAATAAGTGTAGAAAGATGAGAACTCccgcaacacttgtagtatgaggaacaactttattagttgacaacactttttttttttttttaatctttttaaatgttaaaaatcgGCATGAAGCTTTagtcacataaaataaatgaataattatcacttatgatgtgattggtcgcaCTGATTGAACATTCATATCATACTTTTCATATCatattatatgttaatatttcagAGTGAGCAGGATTGTGTTGCACCTGCAGACTGCAAATtaatgtagtttgaaagtgagtCTTTTAAACAGGCTGCATATagtctttatttgttttaatagcATTTCTGTGActgtttaaatttacatttattgaAATAGTTGAAATATAATCACTGAATGCTATTGAGTCAAGAACCAAATACATGCCTAAAAATGTACTATTTGAACCCTGTTTGAACCTTTTCAActgcaaatcaccaaactcattattactggatcagatTGTCAGCTTGCAATCAAGTCTCTATGTGACATATCtattaattttatatactttttatCTTTGTCCCTGTCAGATTGAAGCTGAATacatatatgtaaaaatgctatGTAGTCTTTAGCCTGATACAGATTCCAGTTTAACATCCATTAAGGAAACTCAAGTCTGGtgaatgatgaattaatggactAAGCTGAATGAAACTTTGTTAACTTGACTGTTTTCCCTGCTCTGTCCGCTatcttttttaaagatatatgttcacaggccacacacacatgcatggatGTTTCTACCTCAACTGGGTTCaaatggaggctctgccttttatttacctgttacCATGGCGAATTGTGATATTAGAGCTCCATTGATGGCTTTTTTTCCATTCACCACActtaactcagagtgaacatactcaAGATTAACTGAACAAACTCTGATCAGCTTTTTGAAATCCAAAACTCAGACTTTCTATTTCAGAATTCATCAGTTCAGGGTTCGGCTCAGTTTGTTAAACCTGTTTTCTGGAATAGAGCAACTCCTCCTGGTGAAATCAGCTGTTACTATTTTACTATAACTATTTTTTGTGGACACTTTTGATATAGTTAAAGGACAACTACACACTCTGGATGAAAACCACTATGAAACACTGAACAGAACTGCATAAAAACatcaagtttaaataaaaaatgttttattatgaatCAGGTGATGCCATGGCAAACTGATACACTGAAGTGGACTCACAgtcctaaaaaataaaaaagcttaACTTTCTTGTCATGCACAACAACTGTTTCTTATCAAACATAAGACAACATTATATTTGCTCTGGAATTTGTCTTCATCTTTCTTCAAAAGGGAGACATTGTCACAACAGtgcaacaaaaatcacacaagcAGTCTCTCAATAGCCATCTGGACAGACTGGATCTGTGGCTTGAGCTGAGATCCCTCCTTTATGGTGACTGAGGTAGCGATGACGGGGCGTGAAACCCCACAGGCCCGACCCAGGGCCTGCTTGGAGCGGACAAACACGTACGGGACGTTCTTGTCCTCGCAGAGCAATGGCAGGTGGAGGATGATCTCCAGTGGCTCAGCATCAGCAGCCATCACAATAAACTCGGCGATGCCTCTGTTCAGGGTTTTCGTAGCTGGAGGAAGAAGTAGAGAACCATAAGTACAATATAATAACAGTTCAAACCCCTTTTAGCAGCTTTACACTGACTCCCCACTTGTTGTAGAAGTGATTCTGAGACAACACCACAGATTTCAGTCTCTGAACgaacacaaagaaacaacacCTATTTAACAATCAATGACTATCACTGGGATACTATAAACTTCACAAATGAAGTGTGTTGCTGCTTTGCACTGTTGTACAGTGTTTAGTTTTAGTATAGATACTTCAACATTGTTTTGCATTCATTCAGAATAAGGTTTGTTGTCTCTTGAACAAAATATCTACTGTAATTTTACAGCTGAACAATAATAAGCGATTCCTCACTCATCAATACAGCAAACATTTGCAGTTGATTTGCCGTTTATGCCAGTGTCAATATAGGATTATAGATGCAGtatttatttcagatttttagGCTATTGGTGAGATGAAATAAGCAATACAAAGACAACACATTTAATTTGGTCAGCTTTTGATCACTCCAcatatcaattaaaaattaGGTGGATTAATCAGTGATGAAAGTGATCAGTTGTTGTCGCTTGAAGATAATTTTCCAGGTcttttacatgcacacatgtgaGAGGCTTTAAAAGGAAACCCAGCTGTTTGGAGCTGTGTGAACCCTGCAGAGACACCACGTTTCTCAGACCTCTCTGATGTCACATTGCCTCTGAGAGTGGGAGCATAATATTGATTGCCAGCTTTTAAGTGGAAGCACTGACTAGTTACATTATAGctcacacagatgtttatttttcctcacCTTCATTAGCTCCCTTCCTCAGCTGCTTGTAGTTTGAAGCTTGCTGTACCAGGTCCAGGATGGTTTTGGTCAGCGTGGCGTCGGCCAGAGGGTAGGCCTTTGGGTTCACTGGAGCTTCAGtctggaaataaaacaaaatacaaccaCAGTGACCACGTGGAAGCAGAAACGctgtgtaaaatttaaaaaacacgaGGATATTATATGACGTTTAAGATTAAATTTCCCTCTAAAGTCTAGTTTCTTCAACTTGCTGGCTAACAGTTAGCTTCTTAGTTCATTCGCTCCACAACACTCACCATtgtgaattatgtttttttctggtatTCCGGCCCTCTCGGCGAAATGCTTCACGGAGGACTATTTTTTGTCTCCTAGATATAAAAGGAACAACAAGACGCGAGgtaatgttttagttttagttcagtCACGTTAGCTACTAACTCGAGGAGCTCTGTCGCATGCAGCAGGTCAAAAACGTTTGCCGGACGCTATTTTcttttcctaggatggcgaagtcatgaaTCGCCcaactctgcctctgattggctagtaaTCATTGTCTTCGTTGACTGGGTTAGTTAGGTTTAAGCATGAGGAGTTGGATTGGCTAGAGTTAGTGTAAGAATATCAGAGtaaaccaatcagaggcagaataGGGCGGGTCATAACGTTGCCGTCCTAGGAAAGCTTACCGCACGTGTGGAGTGACACGCATGCGCACTGGCAACAACCGCTAAAAAGGACaggaaatgctttttttttttttttttttttgcccttttctgattttaaaaaagacctATTTACgttttgaaatgattttattaATGATGCGATCAGATTTTAAACTTcatctgtgtaaatatttaatatgacaactgaaataataaacacaataatactagtattaattattcattaaaatgtgtattgtatttatgCTTTAAGTAGggttttttatggttttattcattgcaagtgttttttcttcatataATTTTTCTTCTACTATTTTGTATAAGCCTATATGGACATGTGATTGATTGTTTTCATAGTACTGCtacttcattttatttatttatttatttttaaatgtacatgatttaatttaaactgGCATTTTAGTCCTAGTAGTATTTCATGTAAATACATgtccttgtgtttttattaatctATGCAGAAAAATCTTGTTCTGTATCTTATAGAATGTTATAATGTTAATCAATCTTTATTTCTATAATTGACAGCATTTTTTGTtaaatgctgtattttttattgaCAATTCACTCTTAAAAATAGGTATGTTTCAGACCATATATATGAAGAATACTCTTTGTGTAACTTGTTAACTTTTATTATCTGCCTGTATTGtttatctttattgttttttgtcctCACTTTGGGAcagcatatttttttaaaatcatatttgtaAAGAGGTACAGTTGTGAGGCAATAGCTGAACCTTCTCTCAAGGAATATTACTGAGAAAACATTTCCAGTAGGTGCTTATATGTAGAAAAGATAATGATATCAGTGCTACATTTTGTTATACCCCAAATGAGACTGCTGTTCActtattttgcctttttgtgAGACTCTTTTGGGATAACACATACCTTTATCAACAGCCATATTGATGAACATTATATACTATTTTGGAAACATACACTGTTTGGAATACTAGAAGATAACTCTAAATTGAATTACCTGCTATACAGataggtgacaaattaaaggaaaaactggtacaggtctgaaggcttgacccctacagtgaggggatctggtggctctgttatgctgtagggggcattttgctggcatggtttgggtccacttgtccccttagagggaagggtcaccgcaaatcaatacaaagttgttctgagtcatcacctttatcctatgatgaaacatttctatcctgatccaggatgacaatgccccaattcacagggcacgaggagtcactgaatggttggatgagtatgaaaatgatgtgtctATGAtatgtctatctatctatctatttatctatctatctatctttctatctatctgtctgattttctttctgtttctcgtGTATTGTTTGTGAACTGCCCTGGCATTTTGTTTCTAAGAATGTGTCTCATGTCCATTCATGTTCTTAataaagtgggaaaaaaatccCTACTGtgcagtttatttattatttttttattttggcaacTTCATTGAcaacagtgaaactcaaacaacaGTAACATATGAACAAgtttaaagaacaaaaagtgGAAACAAAGTGCTAGTTCAGTTATGACTATTGACAATTAAGTAACATTAGTCGATAATTTTATGTGTTTCGAATATTACAGTTTcgcaaatctagggttaccagTTAGACACGACCATTTTATACTTCTGTCTCATTCTATTCATCTCCGTGGCAACAGAGGGCGCACGCTCATTGGCTCAGCGGTACTTTTGGGAGCAAAGATCGCGCAGGGCATGCTGGGTAGGGCACTTTCAAGTCGGCCATATTGGCTTCATCGTCCTggctgaaggagagagagacgggagaTGAAGGGGATCCGGGGTATCAGTCAGTTATCGGTAAGGACGTCGTTTTACCGGTGAAACAAACCGTTTCGTCGTCTGTTTCACTCTTTGCGTGGTTGTCAGACGGTGTAAAAAGCTGTAAAGAAGCTGTTCGGTGAAGCCTGAGATGACTGAGCTCAACCAGCACCAAACCAACTGGGAAACGTTAGCTAAGTTACATCATAAACACCAGACAGGACGAGTCGTTACCTGTAATACCCAgtttattcagtttacagtaCCTTAAAATACCCAACAGTTAGCTACCTTAGAGGTGAAAGCTCGCTTCGTGTTTGTGTAACTAGATATGATTGAGCATCTCCTCCACAGCTAACCTtaaaagtccccctccactcaaaaatatgttcttcttttcttgttcctacagttaaATGtgtgagcttcactgtgcagaatgatgtatgtgcagagtttgacacttaattgaaaatatttttcaattattttttaaatttaaatagaCATGGGACAAAGAGAAAAGGGAATTATTGAAGTTAAACTAATATAATACAGCCTGAATCATATTATATTATCCCCTTAACCCCATCATCCACACCAACCCTCCCCTCAGACTCCTCTAGCCAAAACAATACAAGACTGC
This sequence is a window from Thunnus albacares chromosome 20, fThuAlb1.1, whole genome shotgun sequence. Protein-coding genes within it:
- the snu13b gene encoding SNU13 homolog, small nuclear ribonucleoprotein b (U4/U6.U5), whose amino-acid sequence is MTEAPVNPKAYPLADATLTKTILDLVQQASNYKQLRKGANEATKTLNRGIAEFIVMAADAEPLEIILHLPLLCEDKNVPYVFVRSKQALGRACGVSRPVIATSVTIKEGSQLKPQIQSVQMAIERLLV
- the crym gene encoding ketimine reductase mu-crystallin codes for the protein MAGPPVVIWEHEVERLLHYRQLIPRLEDALGKFSKRDSAEVIQPVRTTVPLQKHNGFLGVMPTYMENDGVLCSKFVCFYKREDGSTLPATQATVVLLDPEYGNVKAVMDGDVITAMRTAAVSAISAKLLMHPGAEVLAILGTGKQALSHYNVFTEMFSFKEVRVWSHRKQSAERFCQSVSGPVTVCGSVEEAVRGADAIVTVTRCTEPVLFGQWVKPGAHVAAVGACRPNWRELDDVLMKQAVVYADSREGAMAESGDVVLSGAEVFAELGDVINGTKAAHREKTTVFKSLGMGVEDAVSAKLVFDQWEANASKPSSGH